In Microcaecilia unicolor chromosome 1, aMicUni1.1, whole genome shotgun sequence, the following are encoded in one genomic region:
- the LOC115464751 gene encoding oocyte zinc finger protein XlCOF6-like encodes MPAGASAQVPVTFEDIALYFSQAEWEFLQDQQRELYRDVMKENYEIFISLGVDSPTVTPDIIAHIERGEEPYIRDDPRAEEKVTEKSSCSENNNPRNSTAATHHWMLSENLKRNKMLLEGDNEDVPSCPDWVTKWKNQCVLEEKQRNSTALCEQSDSNVTQTVEEQRNRTTGQRCVCDMCEIFFGDPVTLKPQQESDTEDKPSTCINCGKRFSQTGEVQEPHNRSTEGRPFTCSGCGKGVSRKEELMYHQKVSKERRMCPSTEYEKSFPNKANLTKSQIRQKERKYSCPGFDKRFIQEANFHSEERPLSDSNCRKSFLYRKAFTKYQNLQALERSFLSTKSDQYFSMKKDHVEYLEIKKQGQKITHIESCETLSDKNKLTVHQGIYTGIKPYTCAECGKGFSRNTSLRMHQRIHTGFKPYSCTECGKSFSQKRYLTDHQKIHAAVKPFTCSECGKGFRENVSLIIHQRIHTGIKPYTCIECGKSFTVKTSLKNHQRIHTGVKPYTCPECGKSFSVKISLRIHQKIHTGIKPYICTECGKSFSEQTHLRIHQRIHTGIKPYKCIECGKSFSRKENLRIHLRVHTGIKPYSCTECGKSFSVKMSLRTHQRIHTGLKPYTCAECGKSFAEKTKLTIHQRIHTGIKPYTCAECGKSFNQKIHLRKHQKIHTGVKLFTNTPCGKSFS; translated from the exons GAGTAGACTCTCCGACTGTCACCCCTGATATTATAGCCCACATTGAACGAGGGGAAGAGCCGTACATCAGGGATGATCCAAGAGCAGAGGAAAAAGTCActgagaaaagcagctgctcag AAAACAATAATCCCAGGAACAGTACTGCAGCGACACATCACTGGATGCTGAGTGAGAATCTAAAAAGAAACAAGATGTTATTGGAAGGAGACAACGAGGATGTACCTTCCTGTCCTGACTGGGTAACAAAGTGGAAAAATCAATGTGTCTTGGAGGAAAAGCAAAGAAATTCAACAGCTCTGTGTGAGCAAAGTGACAGTAatgtcacacaaacagtggaagagcagagaaacaggacaaCAGGACAAAGATGTGTATGTGACATGTGTGAGATATTCTTCGGGGATCCTGTAACATTAAAACCACAGCAGGAATCTGACACTGAAGATAAACCATCTACGTGTATAAACTGTGGGAAAAGATTCAGTCAAACAGGAGAGGTACAGGAACCACACAACAGAAGCACAGAAGGGAGACCTTTTACGTGTTCAGGGTGTGGGAAAGGTGTCAGTAGGAAGGAAGAACTAATGTATCACCAGAAAGTTAGTAAAGAAAGAAGAATGTGTCCAAGTACGGAATATGAGAAAAGCTTTCCTAATAAAGCAAACCTCACAAAATCCCAGATACGCCAAAAAGAGCGAAAGTATTCATGTCCTGGTTTTGACAAACGTTTCATCCAAGAAGCAAACTTCCACTCGGAAGAGAGGCCACTTTCAGACAGTAACTGTAGAAAAAGCTTCCTCTACAGGAAAGCGTTCACAAAATACCAAAACCTTCAAGCGCTCGAAAGATCATTCCTGTCTACTAAATCTGACCAATACTTCAGTATGAAGAAAGACCATGTAGAATACCTGGAAATCAAGAAACAAGGACAAAAAATTACACATATTGAAAGTTGTGAAACCTTGAGTGACAAAAATAAACTCACAGTCCATCAGGGAATCTATACTGGAATCAAACCATATACATGTGCCGAGTGTGGTAAAGGCTTCAGTAGGAACACTAGTCTCAGAATGCACCAGCGAATCCATACAGGATTCAAACCGTattcatgtactgagtgtggtaaaagcttcagtcaaaaaAGGTATCTCACAGACCACCAAAAAATCCATGCAGCTGTGAAACCATTTACGTGtagtgaatgtggtaaaggctttagAGAAAACGTATCCCTCATaatccaccagagaatccacaccgGAATCAAACCATATACATGtattgaatgtggtaaaagcttcactgtAAAAACTAGTCTTAAAAACCACCAGCGAATCCATACAGGAGTCAAACCGTATACGTgtcctgaatgtggtaaaagcttcagcgTGAAAATTAGTCTCAGAATccaccagaaaatccacacaggaatcaaaccatatatatgtactgagtgtggtaaaagctttagtgagCAAACTCATCTCAGaatccaccagagaatccacacaggaatcaaACCATATAAATGtattgagtgtggtaaaagcttcagcaGAAAAGAAAACCTCAGAATCCATCTGCGAGTTCACACAGGAATCAAACCATattcatgtactgagtgtggtaaaagtttcagtGTGAAAATGAGTCTCAGAacccaccagagaatccacacaggactcAAGCCGTAtacatgtgctgagtgtggtaaaagcttcgcTGAGAAAACTAAACTCACAATCCACCAGAGAATACATACAGGAATCAAACCATATACATGCGCTGAGTGTGGTAAGAGCTTCAATCAAAAAATACACCTCAGAaaacaccagaaaatccacacaggtgTGAAACTGTTTACAAATACTccgtgtggtaaaagcttcagttaa